Proteins from a single region of Scatophagus argus isolate fScaArg1 chromosome 23, fScaArg1.pri, whole genome shotgun sequence:
- the gabarapa gene encoding GABA(A) receptor-associated protein a produces MKFQYKEEHPFEKRRSEGEKIRKKYPDRVPVIVEKAPKARIGDLDKKKYLVPSDLTVGQFYFLIRKRIHLRAEDALFFFVNNVIPPTSATMGLLYQEHHEEDFFLYIAYSDESVYGSSQREI; encoded by the exons ATGAAGTTTCAATACAAAGAGGAGCACCCTTTTGAGAAAAGGCGGTCCGAGGGcgagaaaataagaaagaagtATCCCGACAGGGTACCT GTAATTGTGGAGAAAGCCCCCAAAGCCAGAATAGGAGATCTGGACAAGAAGAAATACCTTGTCCCCTCTGACCTGACAG tgggCCAGTTTTACTTCCTCATCCGGAAAAGAATCCATTTGAGAGCTGAGGatgctctcttcttctttgtaaACAACGTCATTCCACCCACCTCAGCTACCATGGGACTGTTGTACCAG GAGCATCATGAAGAGGACTTTTTCCTCTACATTGCCTACAGTGATGAAAGTGTGTATGGGAGCAGCCAAAGGGAAATCTGA